From the genome of Neodiprion pinetum isolate iyNeoPine1 chromosome 3, iyNeoPine1.2, whole genome shotgun sequence, one region includes:
- the LOC124214347 gene encoding uncharacterized protein, translating to MVNSINGFKLPPDYILVSLDVISLYTNIPLNLVTNFIKKRWSEVSPNILVPLEQFLLALNICFDAPIFKFDDKVFSQIFGLPMGSSLFPILADMITDDLEDHGTTKLPFSVPFYFRYVDDILTAVPKDYIPQLLKIFNTFHPRLQFTIEIELNNKINFLDVTIINNSYIIETDWFHKITWSERYLNFYSHHPRSYKIGTIINLVDRGIRLANSCYHEKNLKLIRDVLIKIDYPPGLLHRIINQKYKKICEQDNNNSLNPTYKENLTFISIPYVKGLFESLNRTFQEYNVQFVGENVDDLSLFFDTGKDKLPLEKQSNLVYKICCKDCNKLYIGQTSRCLNVRINEHKNNFKDSDDRYTALTKHAMSLNHQFDFDNAKILHKEPRYYNRLVLEMCNIANHSDAVNHRQDIENLSEIYIKLIKDMKA from the coding sequence ATGGTCAACTCCATCAATGGATTCAAATTACCACCAGATTACATTTTAGTTTCCCTAGATGTAATATCACTCTACACTAATATACCGCTGAACTTGGTTaccaattttataaaaaaacgtTGGAGTGAAGTATCACCAAACATCCTTGTACCACTTGAACAATTTCTTTTAGCTTTAAACATCTGTTTTGATGCTcctattttcaaattcgacgATAAggtattttctcaaatttttggaTTACCAATGGGCTCTTCCCTATTCCCAATACTAGCTGACATGATCACGGATGACCTTGAAGACCACGGCACAACAAAACTGCCTTTCTCGGTACCGTTTTATTTTAGATATGTCGACGACATATTAACAGCCGTTCCTAAAGATTACATCCCACaactattaaaaatattcaatacctTTCATCCAAGATTACAATTCACCATAGAAATTGAACTTAACAACAAAATTAACTTCTTGGATGTAACAATCATCAACAACTCATACATCATAGAAACCGATTGGTTCCATAAAATCACGTGGTCTGAACGATATTTGAACTTCTATTCACATCATCCCAGATCGTACAAAATCGGgacaataattaatttagtTGATAGGGGAATAAGATTAGCCAACAGCTGTTATCacgaaaaaaatctcaaattaaTCAGAGATGTCTTAATTAAGATTGATTATCCGCCGGGCCTCTTACATAGAATCATCAAccaaaagtacaaaaaaatctGTGAACAAGACAACAATAACTCCTTAAACCCAACATATAAAGAAAACTTGACCTTTATTTCTATTCCATATGTTAAAGGTTTGTTTGAATCACTAAACAGAACGTTTCAAGAATATAACGTACAATTTGTAGGAGAAAATGTCGACGACTTAAGCTTGTTTTTTGATACAGGGAAAGATAAATTACCACTGGAAAAACAATCAAACTTAGTATATAAAATCTGTTGCAAGGACTGCAATAAGCTGTACATTGGGCAAACTAGTCGTTGCTTAAATGTAAGAATCAATGAACACAAAAACAACTTCAAAGATTCAGACGACCGTTATACAGCTTTAACAAAACATGCAATGTCCTTAAACCACCAATTTGACTTTGATAATGCTAAGATATTACATAAAGAACCTCGATATTATAATAGACTAGTGTTAGAAATGTGTAACATCGCCAATCACTCCGATGCTGTCAATCATAGACAAGACATCGAAAATTTAAgcgaaatttatattaaattaatcaAGGATATGAAGGCGTAG